The following nucleotide sequence is from uncultured Draconibacterium sp..
TCTCAGAATGACCTCGGCTGATACTGAAACTATTGGTTTGACAAGCGGAGGAGGTTACGGAGGAGTTGCCAGATCTGTATTAACCAGTAGTCCGGTTATAATTCCAGACCCAGCTGATGATTCTGAAACTTTCAGCTCCCCTATAGATGATATTACGTATTCAGATGTAAATTCTAAGCTATCAAGATATTTACTATCTCTCGGATTAACGTATGATTTTTCTAAGAATTTTTCCTATAAAGTTTCAGGAAATAGTAACAAATCAAAATCAAAAGGAAAGGAATTTTATACTATAGAAACAAGACGAGGAAGATATGACAATGGACGTGCTGTATTAAAAGAAATTAATACCGATAATTATACACTAACCAATCAATTAGATTATAAAGGCAACATCAATAAAGTTCATCGTTTTTCTTCCTTTATAGCCTATGAAATTAGTGAAAATTCGAGAGAGGGATTTGCGGTGGACGTGGTTGATTTTCCATATGAAACTACAGGATACAATGATATAAAAATTGCTTCGGCTGCAAAAGGATATACATCTTTTAAAGAAACATATCATAGAGTATCTTATTTGGGAAGAGTAAATTACAACTATAAAGGAAAGTACTTTGTTACAGGTTCGTTACGTAGAGATGGCTCAGATCGCGTAAGTGAAAATAATAGATTTAAAAATTTCCCTTCGGCTGCCCTGGCATGGACAGTAAGTAACGAGAATTTTCTGAAAAATTCAGATAAGATTACGAACCTTAAGTTAAGGCTTAGTTATGGCGAAACCGGTAATGAGCGTATTGCTACAGGAGCCTCTTTTTCACGATTTTCAGATGCGTATGTATCCATCAATGAATCGGAAGTATTTGGATTAATTCCATCAAGAGTGACGAATCCTGATTTAGATTGGGAAACGACTAAGCAATTTAATGGTGGTTTTGATTTGAGCATGTTAAATAGCAGAGTGAATTTGACTTTTGATGCGTACCAAAAAGAAACCGTAGATATGCTATTGGATAAACCATTATCAACTCAGGCGGGATCACCTTCAAGGATTGAGAATATTGGGAGTCTTGAGAATAAGGGGTTTGAAATATCTTTGGTAACGCATAATATCTCAAAACAAAAATTCTCATGGAAAACAGATATTTCGGTTTCACACAATAAAAATGAGGTGACAGCACTTGGAAGTGAAGGAGAAATTATTCCGGTGTCTATTGGACGAGCTGTAATTCAAACCATTTCACAGATAGAGGTCGGGCAGCCTATTGGCTCTTTTTATGGTTATGAATGGGATGGAATTTATCAATTAGATGATTATGAGGATGTAGATGCACGTATCCTTAAGCCTGGTGTTATTAGTGGTCCTAAAACTACTACCAGGGCAGGGAGCTTAAAGTTTAAAGACCAATTAACGGTTGATACTGATGGTGATGGGGTGCCAGATGCAGGTGATGGCATTATTAATGACGATGATTTAAAGTACCTGGGAAATAGTAACCCAGATTTTTTTGGAGGGATTAACAATACATTTAATTATGGGAATTTTGATTTTAACTTTTTTCTTGAATGGCAGTATGGGAATGAAGTGTTTAATCAATCAAAGTATAATTTAGAAGGACAAAATCAGTTTAATATCACTCAAGAATTTTATGATAATAAATGGACTGAAGATAATCCTACCAACAAATATCCTGGTTTGACCAGAGATAATGATAATGCAAATCTGGTTTCAAGTTATTTTGTGGAAGACGGTTCTTATTTAAGACTGGCAAATGCCACATTAGGTTATAGTTTACCTGAGAACCTAATAGGTAGAATAGGTTTTAGCAATGTAAGGTTTTATCTTACGGGTACAAACCTGGCAATATGGACAAAGTACACGGGGTATGATCCGGATCTTAGCTCGGGCAATAAACTCTTACGCGGAGTAGACAGAGCTTCGTACCCAAGGAACAGAAAAATTATTTTTGGTTTAAACGTAACATTCTAATTGAAAAACAATGAAAAGATTATATAAAATAAGTTACATTTTTATCATCGCATTGACTTTGTTTGCTTGTGATGATATGCTGGATGGAAGTCCGGAATCATTTATAACAACTGAAACGTTTTATAATACAATAGAGGAGGCCGATATAGCACTTTCGGGAGCATATTCTGTTATTAATGCAAATAACGTGGCAGGAAAAGGTAATAGAAATACTTTTGCCAATGGGTTGCTGTATATGTTAAACGGGGGTACCGATGAGATGATTCTTAGAAATGGGAATGATCAGGTAAGACCTTTTGGTGTTGCGTCTTATAATGGAGAAGAGTCACATTTAATTTACAATTGGTATTATTGGTATGCCGGAATTAACGCTGTTAATATTCTTTTGGACAGAATAGAACTTATGGATGTAGCTGAGGCTGATGAAAATAGAAAAAATGAAATGATTGCTGAAGCGCGTTTTTTACGAGGTATTTACCATATGTATCTGGCACAACTGTTCGGCGGAATCCCCGTTAATACTACCGCAATTGCAGATCCAATGCAAGAAAGGCAGTCGTTAGAGGTGGTGTATACTCAGGTGACAGAGGATTTATTATATGCTTATAACAATTTAAATAATAGGGCTACACATTTAGGAAGAGCCGATAAATGGATTGCAGGAGCTTATTTGGCAAAAACATATTGTTATTTGGGTAGCTGTAAAACGAACAATGTAAGTGAGAATTTGAATTTCCCTTTGAATAGCTTTCAGTGGGTTGATGCAAATGAAATGTACTCAAAAGCATTGCCGATTCTAAATAGTATCGAAACGGATGGCGGCTATGTTTTAATTAATGAGTACGACAGATTGTTT
It contains:
- a CDS encoding TonB-dependent receptor translates to MKKSIFLLLIVLCTSIVGMAQKSISGIVTDSNKEPMPGVTVVVKNTTTGTVTGMDGSYSINVPGDASILVFSFIGMETKDVEINGQSVVNVQLESAVTELDEVVAIGYGTVKKSDLTGSVASVKAAELVQASPTSAIDALQGRVAGVQVKTQSGEPGGAVRVNIRGVNSITGGSTPLYVIDGIQIDANEADVATSSIDNSNSFNPLAGLNPEDIESMEFLKDASATAIYGSRGANGVILITTKTGKGGKATFNYSANAGFSNATNKIVMLDADEYIDYGLEYGYENFFDEEGNPKDLSNAKKYNWEDEAYRTAFSQSHTISLSGGTKVTNYSASVGYLDEEGILINNSFNRLTGRMNLSHKFSDKFKVDLRMTSADTETIGLTSGGGYGGVARSVLTSSPVIIPDPADDSETFSSPIDDITYSDVNSKLSRYLLSLGLTYDFSKNFSYKVSGNSNKSKSKGKEFYTIETRRGRYDNGRAVLKEINTDNYTLTNQLDYKGNINKVHRFSSFIAYEISENSREGFAVDVVDFPYETTGYNDIKIASAAKGYTSFKETYHRVSYLGRVNYNYKGKYFVTGSLRRDGSDRVSENNRFKNFPSAALAWTVSNENFLKNSDKITNLKLRLSYGETGNERIATGASFSRFSDAYVSINESEVFGLIPSRVTNPDLDWETTKQFNGGFDLSMLNSRVNLTFDAYQKETVDMLLDKPLSTQAGSPSRIENIGSLENKGFEISLVTHNISKQKFSWKTDISVSHNKNEVTALGSEGEIIPVSIGRAVIQTISQIEVGQPIGSFYGYEWDGIYQLDDYEDVDARILKPGVISGPKTTTRAGSLKFKDQLTVDTDGDGVPDAGDGIINDDDLKYLGNSNPDFFGGINNTFNYGNFDFNFFLEWQYGNEVFNQSKYNLEGQNQFNITQEFYDNKWTEDNPTNKYPGLTRDNDNANLVSSYFVEDGSYLRLANATLGYSLPENLIGRIGFSNVRFYLTGTNLAIWTKYTGYDPDLSSGNKLLRGVDRASYPRNRKIIFGLNVTF
- a CDS encoding RagB/SusD family nutrient uptake outer membrane protein — encoded protein: MKRLYKISYIFIIALTLFACDDMLDGSPESFITTETFYNTIEEADIALSGAYSVINANNVAGKGNRNTFANGLLYMLNGGTDEMILRNGNDQVRPFGVASYNGEESHLIYNWYYWYAGINAVNILLDRIELMDVAEADENRKNEMIAEARFLRGIYHMYLAQLFGGIPVNTTAIADPMQERQSLEVVYTQVTEDLLYAYNNLNNRATHLGRADKWIAGAYLAKTYCYLGSCKTNNVSENLNFPLNSFQWVDANEMYSKALPILNSIETDGGYVLINEYDRLFRATTSEDQRKECLFMAEANDNLTTRSTNNWYRILLGRGNYRQGGGPTDFLPTVELYKIYDAADIRRDHNLTDGLQRNPVPVDIDGYTYYTPFLVKDIDKAGRNYSQSKFRVQGIESRTFTDKFNTEGNFPLIRLADVLLLKAEAQYYTGDEPGARNTISKVRLRAAGNDTSVRDALDIAYNKSDFAEELLEERSRELCFECQRRFDLIRFGKHMEAVENLGPGSGQWNSEQQIDALKANWSGHEFKIWYPIPKDQVTINTNLVQNPGY